Proteins encoded in a region of the Mycolicibacterium duvalii genome:
- a CDS encoding helix-turn-helix domain-containing protein encodes MNSKSFDALPLLLPVPQAAELLGISRASAYRLAATGELPSRRLGGRIYIVTSELRELVAA; translated from the coding sequence GTGAATAGCAAAAGTTTTGATGCACTCCCGCTACTTCTCCCTGTTCCCCAGGCGGCCGAGCTACTGGGTATCAGCCGCGCGTCGGCGTACCGTCTCGCGGCCACAGGAGAACTGCCGTCCCGGCGCCTCGGCGGCCGCATCTATATCGTCACTTCAGAACTTCGCGAGCTCGTCGCAGCATGA
- a CDS encoding site-specific integrase, translating to MSPETAGHVDGEAQPVKRTRRAEPITKRSSKNGLVTYEFRADVGSKPDGSRDRRRFTYRTLAEAKREYRRITTEVAAGQYTKRSVITVAGACDEWLAGRRGVRSVTLQGYTHDLAAVRRFLGNKKLQQLTKADGDALVDWMLTQGRSSRKRSRPGSLAGRVTEQIAKHPEGISAASLAAAYPGEDVHTCLAGLLRASRVTRLRRGVYAINTAKPEGSSVRGVKPVTVRSTLTTFGMVVQSFVDQGALPRNVVALVERPADELIEDKPETSKSWTPAEVQKFRVSIRNDRLFACWLLSCYGLRRSEVLGIRWSALEGDTLSIRRSRVAVGKETIEGMPKSRRSLRELPLPAELASALEDLKTRQQDEAKAFGIPWSDDGLVAVREDGSPIRHEWYSDEFQRLRQRAGLRRIHLKGLRNTSVSLMLAGGLPVHVVAAWHGHDPAVSLSIYSDAQRDDLRAAGAALFG from the coding sequence GTGAGCCCCGAAACCGCCGGCCACGTCGATGGCGAAGCACAGCCGGTCAAGCGCACGCGCCGCGCAGAGCCGATCACCAAGAGATCTTCGAAGAACGGCTTGGTCACCTACGAGTTTCGTGCAGACGTCGGCAGCAAGCCTGACGGCAGTCGGGATCGCCGCCGGTTTACCTACCGAACTTTGGCTGAGGCGAAGCGCGAATACCGTCGCATCACAACGGAAGTCGCCGCAGGTCAATATACAAAGAGATCAGTCATTACTGTCGCTGGAGCGTGCGACGAATGGCTGGCTGGACGCCGCGGGGTCCGTAGCGTGACCCTCCAGGGCTACACCCACGACCTCGCCGCAGTACGCCGATTCCTGGGCAACAAGAAGCTGCAGCAGCTCACCAAAGCCGACGGCGATGCGCTGGTTGACTGGATGCTCACACAGGGCCGCAGCTCACGAAAGCGATCCCGCCCGGGCAGTCTGGCGGGACGCGTCACGGAACAGATCGCGAAACACCCCGAGGGCATCTCCGCAGCAAGCCTCGCGGCTGCCTACCCCGGTGAGGACGTCCACACCTGCTTGGCAGGTCTGCTCCGAGCCAGTCGCGTCACCCGGCTTCGCCGAGGCGTCTACGCCATCAATACAGCGAAGCCAGAGGGGTCGTCTGTGCGCGGGGTCAAACCCGTAACTGTCCGCTCGACACTGACCACCTTCGGAATGGTCGTTCAGTCTTTCGTCGACCAGGGCGCACTCCCGCGAAACGTTGTCGCGCTCGTAGAGCGCCCGGCCGATGAACTCATTGAGGACAAGCCCGAGACCTCGAAATCCTGGACTCCCGCCGAGGTCCAGAAGTTCCGCGTCTCGATACGCAACGACAGATTATTCGCCTGCTGGCTCCTGAGCTGCTACGGGCTTCGCCGCTCCGAGGTCCTCGGTATCCGGTGGTCTGCACTTGAAGGCGACACGTTGTCGATCCGCCGCAGCCGCGTCGCGGTCGGCAAAGAGACCATCGAGGGAATGCCAAAGTCCCGCCGTAGCCTTCGGGAACTACCGCTGCCCGCCGAGCTGGCGAGCGCGCTGGAAGACCTCAAGACGCGCCAGCAAGACGAAGCCAAAGCCTTCGGCATTCCGTGGTCGGACGACGGTCTGGTCGCGGTACGCGAGGACGGCTCCCCGATCCGCCACGAGTGGTACTCAGACGAATTCCAACGCCTCCGCCAGCGCGCCGGTCTACGCCGCATCCACCTCAAGGGACTACGCAACACCAGCGTCAGCCTGATGCTGGCCGGCGGTTTGCCGGTGCACGTCGTGGCAGCGTGGCACGGCCACGATCCGGCAGTCTCGCTGTCGATCTACTCCGACGCCCAGCGGGACGACCTGCGCGCTGCCGGCGCCGCCCTCTTCGGATAG
- a CDS encoding cryptochrome/photolyase family protein gives MTTTRDDTPLWLFADQLGPAVHGGEHAHRDVVLIEATSALAKRRYHRQKLHLILSALRHAERDLGDRATLIKADTYTDGLERVKRPVLVHQPTSHAAERFVHRLHERGLVAEVLPTPTFALPRADFETWAGNRTRFRMEDFYRDQRRRFGVLMNGAEPVGNRWNYDEDNREPPPKKQSRLDVPAPYKPREDDIDAQVRRDLDTMNLDTVGADGPRLFAVTPAEAKRALRRFIDHRLDLFGRFEDAMMSQDWAMSHSLLSVPLNLGVLHPLDAVEAAEAAYRDNRAPLSAVEGFIRQILGWREYMWHLYWHFGPDYRKNNALDARTKLPKWWTDLDADAVTANCLHHALQGVHDRGWTHHIQRLMILGSHALQRGYRPDELTEWFATAFVDGFRWVMPTNVIGMSQHADGGLLATKPYTSGGAYIAKMSDHCGDCAFDPKKRLGDDACPFTAGYWAFTHRHRDRLAKNMRTRRAVSSMERLGDLDAVLEQESARDRF, from the coding sequence GTGACCACGACGCGCGACGACACCCCGCTGTGGCTGTTCGCCGACCAGCTCGGCCCCGCGGTGCACGGCGGTGAACACGCGCACCGCGACGTCGTGCTGATCGAGGCGACGTCGGCACTGGCCAAGCGCCGCTACCACCGCCAGAAGCTGCACCTGATCCTCTCGGCGCTGCGCCACGCCGAACGCGACCTCGGCGACCGCGCCACCCTGATCAAAGCCGACACCTACACCGACGGCCTCGAGCGCGTGAAACGTCCCGTCCTGGTCCACCAGCCGACCTCCCACGCGGCGGAGAGGTTCGTCCACCGACTCCACGAGCGGGGGCTGGTCGCCGAGGTCCTGCCCACGCCCACGTTCGCGCTGCCGCGCGCCGACTTCGAAACCTGGGCCGGCAACCGCACCCGGTTCCGGATGGAGGACTTCTACCGCGACCAGCGCCGCCGCTTCGGCGTCCTGATGAACGGCGCGGAACCCGTCGGCAACCGGTGGAACTACGACGAAGACAACCGCGAACCGCCGCCGAAGAAGCAGTCCCGGCTCGACGTGCCCGCGCCGTACAAGCCCCGCGAGGACGACATCGACGCGCAGGTCCGCCGCGACCTCGACACGATGAACCTCGACACCGTCGGCGCCGACGGGCCCCGGCTGTTCGCCGTCACCCCCGCCGAGGCCAAGCGCGCCCTCAGACGCTTCATCGATCACCGCCTCGACCTGTTCGGCCGCTTCGAGGACGCGATGATGAGCCAGGACTGGGCGATGTCGCATTCGCTGCTGTCGGTGCCGCTCAACCTCGGGGTGCTGCACCCCCTCGACGCGGTCGAGGCCGCCGAGGCGGCCTACCGGGACAACAGGGCCCCGCTGTCCGCCGTCGAGGGGTTCATCCGCCAGATCCTGGGCTGGCGCGAATACATGTGGCACCTGTACTGGCACTTCGGCCCGGACTACCGCAAGAACAATGCGCTCGACGCCCGCACGAAGCTACCGAAGTGGTGGACCGACCTCGACGCAGATGCCGTCACCGCCAACTGCCTGCACCACGCGCTCCAAGGCGTGCACGACCGCGGCTGGACCCACCACATCCAGCGCCTGATGATCCTGGGCAGCCATGCGCTGCAGCGCGGCTACCGCCCCGACGAGCTCACCGAGTGGTTCGCCACCGCCTTCGTCGACGGGTTCCGTTGGGTGATGCCGACCAACGTCATCGGGATGAGCCAGCACGCCGACGGCGGCCTGCTGGCCACCAAGCCCTACACCTCCGGCGGCGCCTACATCGCCAAGATGAGCGACCACTGCGGGGACTGCGCCTTCGACCCGAAGAAGCGCCTCGGCGACGACGCGTGCCCGTTCACCGCCGGCTACTGGGCCTTCACCCACCGCCACCGGGACCGGCTGGCCAAGAACATGCGCACCCGGCGCGCAGTGTCGTCGATGGAGCGGCTCGGCGATCTCGACGCGGTTTTGGAGCAGGAGTCAGCGCGGGACCGATTTTGA